GGAACGAGACGACGGCGAGCACGATGAAGATGATGACGAGCCACTTCGCGATTTTCATGCTCAGTCCGGCGACACCACGCGCTCCGAGGACCGCCGCGACGAGTGCGAGCAGCAGAAAGAAGACGGCGAGCTCGATGAAGCCACCGCCGAACTGGAGCGGTGGAACCTGCATGACTGATACGGCACTCTGAACCGGCTGTTCGATACTCATACAACGATCCACGACGCACCCCTTCTTGGCACTTGTCTTATAATTACGGATTACCGAACGTATCAGGGAAGGGGCCAGTGCTCAGTCGTCGGCGACCAGCGGTTCGTCCTCGTCGGCCATCAGGCGGTCCATCGCGTCGACCATCGCCCGCACCGACGCGCGCGTGATGTCCGAGTCGCTGGCCGAGACGGCGAC
This DNA window, taken from Haloarcula ordinaria, encodes the following:
- a CDS encoding DUF1328 family protein → MSIEQPVQSAVSVMQVPPLQFGGGFIELAVFFLLLALVAAVLGARGVAGLSMKIAKWLVIIFIVLAVVSFLL